One genomic segment of Desulfomicrobium sp. ZS1 includes these proteins:
- the hypB gene encoding hydrogenase nickel incorporation protein HypB, translated as MKVDVVRNILEANDVVAAELNARLSAQGILTLNLMSSPGSGKTSLLERTLTDLKEEFNMAVIEGDCQTENDARRVAATGARAVQINTAGGCHLDSTMVRDATEKMGVDGIDILVVENVGNLVCPAEFSVGEDYKVTILSVTEGDDKPEKYPFIFAESKVMILNKIDLLPYVNFDLDRASGFARSINKDIEIFALSATTGQGMDAWYDWLRRERAKKKK; from the coding sequence ATGAAAGTCGATGTGGTACGAAACATCCTTGAGGCCAATGACGTCGTCGCGGCCGAACTGAACGCCCGGCTCAGCGCGCAAGGCATCCTGACCCTCAATCTGATGAGTTCGCCGGGATCGGGCAAGACCTCCCTGCTGGAGCGCACGCTGACCGACCTGAAGGAAGAATTCAACATGGCCGTCATCGAAGGCGACTGCCAGACCGAGAACGACGCCCGCCGCGTGGCCGCCACCGGGGCTCGCGCCGTGCAGATCAACACCGCGGGCGGCTGCCACCTCGACAGCACCATGGTCCGTGACGCCACGGAAAAGATGGGCGTGGACGGCATCGACATCCTCGTCGTCGAAAACGTGGGCAACCTGGTCTGTCCGGCGGAATTCAGCGTGGGCGAAGACTACAAGGTCACCATCCTGAGCGTGACCGAGGGCGACGACAAGCCCGAAAAATATCCCTTCATCTTTGCCGAATCCAAGGTCATGATCTTAAATAAGATCGACCTGTTGCCCTACGTCAATTTCGACCTGGACCGCGCCAGCGGATTTGCCCGCTCCATCAACAAAGACATCGAGATATTCGCCCTCTCCGCCACCACCGGCCAGGGCATGGATGCCTGGTACGACTGGCTGCGCCGGGAACGGGCCAAGAAGAAAAAGTAA
- a CDS encoding tetratricopeptide repeat protein: protein MGTYVAASEPGQDTYGATIFDYALAGGKFVALTDDTVFVELIKSVLYHSMGLSRKSFHHFTRLDDLFELLHQDSQARFIICLERRAAEADMSQIMERIMRLCPGAGIIVLTQEVDQYTTALLVEQGAHNIITKPISVVSFSEKLAFTIAPQGKLSKLIEKGKKLLEAGGWGEALLVADDILKQKPDSAVGHMIKGDAYLGLEMPVRAEEMYQRAVKNAELYLAPLKRLAALYEQAGDAGKQLECLRRLNEISPLNTQRILHIGELEIARGNTAVAEEMFQNVMRLAQREADEFLSNLSSRIADICASRDPDMAIHYSKKALDLRGDNITAADIATVNILGISLRKQGKWREAIAEYLRVLAVVPGSASLLYNMAMAYSEGGEAKKALNALQKALKIDPELPASGKNVAFNIGTIFQKAGQNGTQFFKKAYEQDPNDKVLWAALKRSQALHERN from the coding sequence ATGGGTACATACGTTGCTGCTTCTGAGCCGGGTCAGGATACCTACGGGGCCACGATCTTCGATTACGCCCTGGCCGGGGGCAAATTCGTGGCTTTGACCGACGACACGGTCTTTGTGGAGTTGATCAAGTCGGTTCTGTATCACAGCATGGGGTTGTCGCGAAAGTCCTTCCATCATTTTACCCGGCTCGACGACCTCTTCGAGCTCCTGCACCAGGACTCCCAGGCCCGTTTCATCATCTGTCTTGAGCGTCGCGCGGCGGAGGCGGACATGTCGCAGATCATGGAGCGCATCATGCGTCTGTGCCCCGGCGCGGGGATCATTGTCCTGACCCAGGAGGTGGACCAGTACACCACGGCGCTCCTGGTGGAGCAGGGCGCGCACAACATCATCACCAAGCCCATTTCCGTAGTCTCATTCAGCGAGAAGCTGGCCTTCACCATCGCCCCCCAGGGCAAGCTCAGCAAGCTCATCGAAAAGGGCAAGAAGCTGCTCGAAGCCGGTGGCTGGGGCGAGGCCCTGCTTGTGGCCGACGACATTTTAAAGCAAAAGCCGGACAGCGCGGTGGGGCACATGATCAAGGGCGACGCCTATCTGGGCCTCGAGATGCCCGTCCGGGCCGAAGAGATGTACCAGCGGGCCGTGAAGAACGCGGAATTGTATCTGGCTCCGCTCAAGCGTCTGGCCGCGCTCTACGAGCAGGCCGGGGACGCCGGGAAGCAGCTTGAATGTTTGCGCCGCCTCAACGAGATCAGCCCTCTCAATACGCAACGCATCCTGCACATCGGGGAACTTGAGATCGCCCGCGGCAATACCGCCGTGGCGGAGGAAATGTTCCAGAACGTGATGCGCCTGGCGCAGCGGGAGGCGGATGAATTTCTTTCCAATCTGTCGAGCCGGATCGCCGACATCTGCGCCAGTCGCGATCCGGACATGGCCATCCATTATTCCAAAAAAGCCCTCGATTTGCGGGGCGACAATATCACTGCGGCGGACATTGCCACCGTCAACATCCTGGGCATTTCGCTGCGCAAGCAGGGTAAATGGCGAGAGGCCATTGCCGAGTACCTGCGCGTGCTGGCCGTTGTGCCCGGCAGCGCGAGCCTGCTCTATAACATGGCCATGGCCTATAGCGAAGGCGGGGAGGCCAAGAAGGCCTTGAACGCTCTGCAGAAAGCCCTGAAGATCGATCCCGAGCTGCCCGCCTCGGGCAAGAACGTGGCCTTCAATATCGGCACGATATTTCAGAAGGCTGGTCAAAACGGGACGCAGTTTTTCAAAAAGGCCTACGAACAGGATCCCAACGACAAGGTTCTCTGGGCGGCGCTGAAGCGCTCCCAGGCCCTGCACGAGCGCAACTGA
- a CDS encoding hydrogenase maturation nickel metallochaperone HypA translates to MHELSIAESLIKIIGEEMAKHGLTKLHSFKIVYGQISAIVPEALETCFEMLTMNTPFAGAKMETQVMPMVVRCRQCGHEFSPSLEERVIMPCPQCTTELGHEIISGRELYIDNIQAE, encoded by the coding sequence ATGCACGAACTGTCCATCGCCGAAAGCCTGATCAAGATCATCGGTGAAGAAATGGCCAAACATGGCCTTACGAAACTGCACTCGTTCAAAATTGTCTATGGCCAGATCTCGGCCATCGTTCCTGAAGCTCTTGAAACCTGCTTTGAAATGCTGACCATGAACACCCCCTTTGCCGGAGCAAAGATGGAGACGCAGGTCATGCCCATGGTCGTGCGCTGCCGCCAGTGCGGCCACGAATTCAGCCCCAGCCTGGAAGAACGCGTCATCATGCCCTGCCCGCAATGCACTACGGAATTGGGGCATGAGATCATCTCCGGCCGTGAACTCTACATTGATAACATCCAAGCCGAATAA
- the pgm gene encoding phosphoglucomutase (alpha-D-glucose-1,6-bisphosphate-dependent) gives MAVHPLAGASVPESMRINVPRLISDYYTLAPDPSQADQLVAFGTSGHRGCAFKASFNEPHILAITQAVCEYRASKGIDGPLFVGMDPHALSEPALRTVLEVLAAAGADCRFQQGFGYTPTPVISHAILTYNRGRVSGLADGLVITPSHNPPEDGGIKYNPPHGGPAGTDVTGWIEKRANALLETPGAVPRIPLARALRQGLCREHDFIRPYVLDLENAIDMQAIRNSGISIGVDPLGGAGLPFWEPIAEHYGLDITVVSTVVDPAFMFMSLDKDGKIRMDCSSAHAMAKLIAMKDSFSIAFANDPDADRHGIVTAGHGLMNPNHYISVAIDYLLAHRPGWPVAAQVGKTLVTSSMVDRVVAAHGRGVREVPVGFKWFVDDLLAGTCCFGGEESAGASFLRRNGEVWTTDKDGILLNLLAAEITAVTGKDPGDIYKELESRHGSPIYERLQAPAGMAQKKLLSSLSPEQVTSSELAGEPILAKITHAPGNGAAIGGLKVVTKNGWFAARPSGTEDMYKIYVESFLGRDHLERIKTEAQDMVDGVLTGV, from the coding sequence ATGGCTGTCCATCCTCTTGCCGGCGCATCCGTGCCGGAATCCATGCGCATAAATGTCCCCCGACTTATATCCGACTACTACACCCTGGCTCCGGACCCTTCGCAGGCGGATCAGCTTGTGGCCTTCGGCACTTCCGGGCATCGGGGCTGCGCCTTCAAGGCCTCCTTCAACGAACCCCATATTTTGGCCATCACCCAGGCCGTGTGCGAGTACCGAGCTTCCAAGGGCATCGACGGGCCACTGTTCGTGGGCATGGACCCCCACGCCCTGTCCGAACCGGCCCTGCGCACGGTGCTGGAGGTTCTGGCGGCGGCCGGCGCGGACTGTCGTTTTCAGCAGGGCTTCGGCTATACTCCGACGCCGGTCATTTCCCACGCCATACTGACCTACAATCGTGGCCGCGTTTCCGGATTGGCCGACGGCCTGGTCATCACCCCGTCGCACAATCCGCCCGAGGATGGCGGCATCAAGTACAATCCGCCCCACGGCGGCCCCGCCGGTACAGACGTTACCGGCTGGATCGAGAAGAGGGCCAACGCCCTGCTCGAAACCCCCGGCGCGGTGCCGCGCATACCGCTGGCCCGGGCGCTGCGGCAGGGGTTGTGCCGGGAGCATGATTTCATCCGTCCCTATGTCCTTGATCTGGAAAACGCCATCGACATGCAGGCCATCCGCAACTCGGGTATCAGCATCGGCGTGGATCCGCTGGGCGGAGCGGGGCTGCCGTTCTGGGAGCCCATCGCCGAGCACTACGGGCTCGATATCACGGTGGTCAGCACGGTCGTCGATCCGGCTTTCATGTTCATGAGTCTGGACAAGGACGGCAAGATTCGCATGGACTGTTCCTCTGCCCATGCCATGGCCAAGCTCATCGCCATGAAGGATTCCTTTTCCATCGCTTTTGCCAACGACCCCGACGCCGACAGGCATGGCATCGTCACCGCCGGGCACGGGCTCATGAATCCCAATCATTATATTTCCGTGGCCATCGATTACCTGCTCGCGCACCGTCCGGGCTGGCCGGTTGCGGCGCAGGTGGGCAAGACCCTGGTCACCAGTTCCATGGTCGACCGCGTGGTGGCAGCACATGGGCGCGGCGTGCGGGAAGTGCCGGTGGGCTTCAAATGGTTCGTGGATGACCTTTTGGCCGGGACGTGCTGTTTCGGCGGCGAGGAGAGCGCGGGCGCGTCCTTCCTGCGCCGCAATGGCGAGGTCTGGACCACGGACAAGGACGGGATTCTTTTGAATTTGCTCGCCGCCGAGATCACCGCCGTGACTGGCAAGGATCCCGGAGACATCTACAAGGAACTGGAGTCGCGTCACGGCAGCCCGATTTACGAGCGCCTGCAGGCTCCGGCCGGCATGGCCCAGAAGAAGCTGCTCTCGTCGCTCTCGCCTGAACAGGTGACTTCCTCCGAGCTTGCGGGCGAGCCCATCCTGGCCAAGATCACCCATGCCCCGGGCAACGGCGCGGCCATCGGCGGACTGAAGGTGGTCACCAAAAACGGCTGGTTCGCTGCCCGGCCCTCTGGCACGGAGGACATGTACAAGATCTACGTGGAAAGCTTTCTGGGCCGGGACCATCTGGAGCGCATCAAGACCGAGGCTCAGGATATGGTCGACGGGGTGCTCACGGGGGTGTGA